The Gopherus evgoodei ecotype Sinaloan lineage unplaced genomic scaffold, rGopEvg1_v1.p scaffold_37_arrow_ctg1, whole genome shotgun sequence genomic interval CGCCAGTGTGAGCTGATCCTGGAGGcctgctctgagcatgcctaacCTGCCCAAAGCCAGATAGGGATGagagtgtgtctctctctctttcctcgtGGCTTGGACTCTCACCTGGGATGTAGAGAGCCAGGGTCCAGTCCCTGCTTCATTTAATtaattatacaaagtggaacagctccagcaGGAGAAACGGAGAGAAACTTGTGGTATATTGAAAATTGTTACAGTGCTAAGCTCACACTCTAAATGTCATGTTTTTTTACCCGGGTCCTACAAGGTCTGCAAACAGATGGACAGCTTAGAGCAAGATGGGAGGAGTGCTGCctctctgccttagggagcagcctgctttgtctctgtcTGCTTTTGGTTCTTGCATGTTATTTTTCTGAATTATAACTTCTGTTTGTATGCCATGGCCACCACAAAACCCACCCAGAATACCGGTTACCATGGCAATTAGGGCACCCACCTGAGAGAGGGGAAAGATGGGCTCGGTCTGAGTGGAGATAGTTACCTAGCTGCCTTTGAGGATTCAGGGCTAAACCCTGCCTCTTTTCCTCTCCATTTCATGCCTGGCTAATTTAGGACAATTTTACAGAAGTGAAACCTTTGATTTCTCACACTGCTTGTCTAGTTCTCCCCAAACTTCTCCTTTGGCAGATCACCACAGATGGATAATCTGAGATACATGTGTAAATTTTAGCCCTAATTAGCAGGGGAGGAAAATTTGCCCTAAACCAGGAAGTTGGCCACATCCTTTACTATAGAGCAATGACCAGATCTATACCATGTTGATGGGATTGACTGGCAGGTTCTAAAATTTGACTTCACGCGCAGTAAGGATCCTACCCCCTTTCCCCATAAACGCTGATAATGGATTAATATAGTTTGGAGGCTAGCTGGGTTTTCCACCCAATAAATTGCCACGTTGTGAAAGAATCTATTTTGTCTAATAgttagagcagggactggaattcATGACACTTAAGATCTATTCCCAGCGCTGGGAATTGAATGGGCTCTAGGGATTAGAGTCAGGACTCAGGAGCATTGGGAGTTGCctaggttctatccctggctcttgGAGGGGAGgatggtttagtggttagagcaggagtggTCAGGACTCCTGTTTCCAGCCATCTGAAATACTGTGGTGTAATAAgaacaggggactgggagtcaggacattTGGGTACTAATCCAGTCTCTTCCACTGATTCACTGCTGTGACCTGGGTAAGTCTTTGtgcttcactttccccatctgtaaagatGGGGTGATAATACCTTGTTCCCAAGAGTGGAAGGGATGAGGTCTGTGAGGTTTAATGCATTGAAGTTTGTAAAGAGCTGGCAGACCTTGCATGGAAGGGGCCAGAGGGCAGCGGGGTGGATCTGTGGCTATTAAGATGTGCTGGCTGTGTTGTGTTCCTCCTGGCCACAGTTTAACAAGTCCACTTCTTTTCACAGATCCAGCCAACCGCATTCATCACACATGGAGCATCATTCCACTTCCCGTCTTTAAGCATCATCACGCAGTCCTCGCCACTGCCAAAATTGTTGGGCTCCCCTCGATCCCAGTTGCTGGGGATCAAAGAGAGTAGCAAACTCAGCCAAGCATTCGAGGGAAGCCCTGGTGAAATGCACTCCCTGAAATCCCACTTAAGCCCTCAGAGAGGGTGATCCTGCCCCACCCTCTGAAAGGTGGTTTGAGGCTGACTGGTGCAGAGCACTGGATAAGAGCCAAGTGTTATGATAAAGGGCCTGACTGAcctctgttactccagttttaaacTGGACtagctattaacttcaatggaatttacactggtgtaaacctgGGGTACTACAGTGGTGGATCAGGGCTGTACTGTTACAGTGAGAGTTACCCACAGTCTTAGAAGTGCTTTTCCAGAGTGGGTGAGCACTGATCAGGCTTGGAGGACACCCTACATCGTTAGTGCTGTGATGCACACTCTCTTTGGTCAGTTCTTGCTTCCAGCCTGACTACATCGAGTTAATTCTCAGGGTAGAGTCACTTCCTGGGAACACTGGGGTATTTGGGCTGAGATTTCTGCTAGAGGGGACTGACCTGGGTGCTATTGGTGACACCTCTGTCCCAGGACTAGCGTAAATAAATAAGTTACACTAAGAAGGAGCCAGATTCCACCAATTTCTTTTCAAAGGGGAAACTTCCCTGTAAGACCCTGAAAACTGCTACTGCTCGGCTGAAGGTGACAATTTAAAGCTGAGCATCATCCACCTCTTTATTCTCTACCCCACTAGCTCTGGTTCCCTGTGGGGAAACCCTGGATAGTTTAAAGAGCAGAAGAGATGGAAGATGAATCAAGAAAGGGCAGCTCCACCCACTCAGCCAATGACTCGATATATTTGAAATGTACTGATTGGCCAACAGCATCTGAGCCAGCccgccctcctcctgccccttcacTCATGTACCAGTGATTGGGATTGGGCTGACCTGTATGACACAGAACTGTCGTCGACCCACATAAATGTCCCTTCATTGTTAACGTCGTGCAGGCCAATCCAGTACTGCTTGCCGTTAGCATTCTTTGTCAAAAACtcctgaaaaaagaaaataattgattGTAATAAAATATTGCCCAAATCTAAGGCACCACCCCAGTCCCACTTCACACAGCCCGTAGTCCTCTCTGGCTCTCTGTTGTTTTCCTTGTGCCGAGATGTGGCCCATTGGGTTATTATTAGAATTATAGTAACACCTAGGCAGCGACAGAGATTgaggctccattgtgccaggtgctacaTAGACACCATAGTGAAAGAcacttcctgccccaaagagcttacaatccaacaGACAAAAccaagggtgggagggaaaactaAGGCATGGTGATTTGCCCCAAGTCACACggaaggtcagtggcagagcaacaAGTAGGACCCAGCTGTCCTGTCTCCCAGGCTTGTTCCTGCACCATTAGGCCAGGCTGGCTCCCCTCCCAAAGGCCCTGCTGAGGGAGATGTGGCTCTGGATGGATGTGGAAGCACTGTGTGGACATGGAGGCTAGTTACGGGTCTCCTAAGTGACTGTGATCTCATGGATCCCAGTCCTCCACCAGACGCTGTGTCTCCAAACTCTTTCCCCGTCACTCCTTACAATCAGGGGTCTCTCTCCAACTCCCGCAAAGTTTCCCTTCCCTGGGAGCTTCCCTGGAGCAGTCAGGCTGACTTGCCTGAGGGTCCCCAGCAACCTGACTAGCATTTGGGATGAATTGTGCATTAACTCTTCAGAGTTGGGGGAGTGCCCTAAGTCTGTATTCTGGTAAGTGGTTTGATCCTCGATCCTGTGCCAATAGATGGTGCTCAAGTATATGTAGCATAGTCCCTGGGTTTTGTAGGACCAGTACAATTTcttgtgcactgcaaatggctacataatccatcccctgttatccactcccagcttctggcagtcggaggtttagggacacccagagcatggggttacgtccctgaccatcttggataatagccattgatggaactattctctgtgaacttatctagttcttttttgaccccAGTTCTatgtttggccttcacaaccagggctggtgcaaccatttagatgacctaggcggtcgcctagggtgctaggatttggggggcggcattttcttcggcagcgagcGTGGAAgttggatcttcggccaccctggtCGCCATCAGCATTTAAGTGgaaggagctgggacaggggagcgctgggagggccgcctgcagcaagtaagggggaggcagcacacaggggaactccccgccccagctcacccctgccccgcctcctctccGAGCactccatggctgcttcacttctcccgcctcccaggcttgcggcacctaagctgattggtgccacaagcctgggagaagtgaagcagctctcccctgctctgcctcctccctgagcacacagtcgctgcttcacttctcccgcctcccaggcttgcagcacctatcATCTtgggtgctgcaagcctgggaggcgagagaagtgaagcatcCACGGtgagcttggggaggaggcagggcaggggtgagctggggctggggggtgcctcagggaggaggtggggagctgccgcagggaggaggtgcctcagggcaggggctcggggacaggggagagcgcaaggtggaagtttcgcctagggcgcgaaacatccttgcactggccctgttcaCAACATCCCCCGGCAATGAGTTCTGCAGACTGACTGTGTGCTGTGCGAAGAAATACCTCCTTAGGCTTgatttaaagctgctgcctattcatttcatcatgtgacccctgattcttgtgttatgtgaagggtaaataacacttctttattcactgtctccacaccagtcatgatttcatagccTCTATCCTATCCTCCCTTAgccctctcttttccaagctgaacagtcccagtctttttaatctctcctcatctggaagctgttccagccccttgatcatttttgttgccttcttgtGCACATCTTTACACCAGTGCATAATGTGTTTCCTAGGCACTGAGCAGAGAAACATCAGCTCCTATCCTGTCCCCAGCATCTCTCTCATCCCAAGAGCCTCCCATTTGCTGGGAGACCATCTCCACACCCTTTCTGGGCAGTGTGGCTGGACTCAGTGAGCCTGACTTACCTGCTTTTGTGGGTTATCAATAATAATCAACATGGCGCCTTGGTCTTTGCAGGCCTGCTTGGCATAAGACCAGTATTTATGCTCTGTGGAGAAGTAGTAGCAGTTCCCTGAAttcagcagccagccagctggaCAAATGCTGCAGGCAGACTCTGCAATGCAAAACAGGCAGAGGTCACTCTCAGCGCTGGACTGCAAAGGACAATAATAGCCTCTGCCTAGTGCCCTTTATCCAATTACCTCAACGCACTTAGTCAAGGTGGAGAGGCATCACCCTCAATttgcagagggggaaactgagacagagagaggtgcagtaacttgctcaagatcaTTCCCAAGCTGGGAAGAGAGCTCAGGAGTCCCGATTTCTGGctcacctgctctaaccactagcccagtggttttcaaccttttctcgTTTTCGGCCCCTTCAAACATTTCTAATGGCGGTGCAGACCCCTtttgaaatcttagacatagtagGTCCACataccacaggttgaaaaccactgcactagaaaACATTGGCCTCAtaggagctgggaatagaagtcAAGGGTCCCAGTGCCCAGCCCTCTGCTTTAAACACTAGACTTCATATACCTCCCAAagatgggactagaacccaggtgtcctgcatTCCAGTCGCCTGCTCTAATTATTAGACAAAACTGACTCCTTGACAACCTAGCAGTTTATTCGGGGGAAATCCCAGCAAGTTCCCTGAACTATATTAATCCATTATTACTGCTTGTGGGGAAAAGGAACAGGAATCCTAACTGCATGAGGTGCCATGGCTCAGGCCCTCATTTGCTGGGTGTTGTACATTATTTATTACTTGCATTATGGCAGTGCTTAGATGCCCCAGTCATAGACAGGCCTCGTTGTGCCAGGcatggtacaaacacagaacagaatgaCAGTCCCTGCCGTGAAGGGCTGACAGTCTAAGCAGGTCGAGGCTGGTGCATATCTCACCATTCCCTTTCTGAACAGCATCCAGGATCTTGTAGGCCTCAGCCCTGATGTCATCTCTGTCACTTTTCGCTTTGGCCAGATCCTCCGACACTGCAAACACAACACACCGTCACATGCAGGAATAGGGCTGTATCCCTTTAAACAGTCTGTGAGCCTCCAGCAGCGCTCACTATGTTTTGTACTTTAGAAGCAGCCACAAGCCAGCCAGAGCAGCGGGTGTGTGCAGCTAGGCCTGGGATATCTGTGTACAGATCATAACCACTGTGATATGGGGCTTGGCTGTGACACTGAAATGAGGCCCCTATCCCAGCAGCAGGAGGCTTTGAGCTTGTTACTCGGTCGGTCTGATACATCATTAGGGGCTGGAGACCCGGCCAGAATCACCAGCTGAACCTGAACCTTTCGCAAGGGTCAAAATCATTCCTCTAAAACCAGGTCCCCTCCCTTGAACCTCAGCAGGAGCCCTGCCCTCCCCTTGCACCCAGGCACACTGCTCTGCCCCCCTGTTCCCTACCTCTGGTTCCC includes:
- the LOC115642092 gene encoding C-type lectin domain family 4 member G-like isoform X1; the protein is MPSGSIYQKCEESDQETLKEKETEMAFRRAGNSLLQCGRGLNGEEKSILTLYAVHAVSFVLWAILLAMVIGKYSEMSKELEQLRTDQSVLRGNGSKTAKQLEMLHFNQSAIHSTEVELATDLKRLQSDQATLKVEVSEDLAKAKSDRDDIRAEAYKILDAVQKGNESACSICPAGWLLNSGNCYYFSTEHKYWSYAKQACKDQGAMLIIIDNPQKQEFLTKNANGKQYWIGLHDVNNEGTFMWVDDSSVSYSNWDRGEPNNFGSGEDCVMMLKDGKWNDAPCVMNAVGWICEKKWTC